The bacterium BMS3Abin08 region AAGGCAAGGTCCAGCGGGATTGAAACCGATTCCACCCCTACCACCTTATTGGCGGACCATCCAAAATTGCCGGACTCACCATATCGCTTTACAAGAGATGCTGGCGCTGTATCTCTGCTGCCGTGGCAGGTTAAACAAGTGCGGTCACTTATAACAGGCCTGGTATAAACGAGCGTTTCCCGGCCCTTGATCTTTACTATGCCGTGCCATGATTTGGTCATTCTGTTATTCTCAAAGTACCTCATCATTTTTAGCTGAAAACCGTCAGCCTTTTGCTCAGGATTTAGTGGTTTATCAGAAACCCGTTTGTAAATGTATTCACTGAGGTCTTTATTGAACAGCCTCATTACTTCAAGGGTTACATGTGTTGTAGACATCGCCTCAACCAGGAACTCATCCTCTGTATGCTGCCTGGAAAGCACTTCAAGCATCCCGGGTCTGAATGAATTCTTCACATAATCCCCGATGGCCCTAACATATGTCATGATTATTAGTGTCTTTCTGTTGGCATTCTCGATGGCGTGGGTTCTCAGATAGTAATAAAGAATCGAGGAAAAGAACAAACAGAAAAGAAATAGAATAATCCCAACAATCAGGCTGAATCTGAACCTGAGGCTGTTAAGACCGCTAATCTTCATGCCTTAATCTTAACTGTAATCCTGAATAGGAAGCAAGTGGTATCAGAACAGGAGTTCCCCCGGTTTTTCAGACCTCGGGGACCTTGCAGGAATAGGCGGCCCTGGTCCGGATTTCCGGGCAGGATTTGATAAATCCTCCCGGGATAATGCACTTTGTACACAATGTAATATAATATCGCTGTGAGGTGAAGCGGGGCTGAGACACTCTACTGAAAAATATAAAGGAAGGGCGGGAAACAATTCCCGCCCTTCCTTATTCAGAGTCTGCGTATAAATTACAGCCATTTGTCATTCCCGCAATCCCGAACGCTTTCGGGAGTCGGAATGACGGAACAAGCCGGAATGACGAAATAACAGTTATCTGTCATTCCCGCAAGCGAAGCGAGTCGGGAATCCTTCTTAAAGAACGATTCGGACAAGCCGGAATGACGGAACAAGCCGGAATGACAGTAAAACGATAACTGTTCGACTTTATACAAACACTATTTAAACATGAATTACAGGCTATGAACTATGCGCTGTAAGCCCTTCTCCTCATGTAAAACACCCCCATAAGACCTGCAAGGAGCATGAATACAATCATCCCCCATCCGGTCATGGTGGGTATGGCGGTTACCATAGTGGACATTTTCAGAACCACTATGTCGGAAGACTCACTGCCACTAAATGCATGTAACGGGGCCGTAGCTCCGTCAGACAAAGTTTCCCCATTTGCCCAAAACAGCCCTCGACCTCCTCCTGAATCCACCTTTTGCTTTTTTATTGGGTTATGACAATGGAGGGTTCTTTTTTTGGGGATCTCCCGGTATCAGAAATGTCCCGGAGGAAGCAGGGTCAAGTCTTTACGGGCTGTTTTGCCCAAACCATAAACTGTCACCCCTGAAATAAATTCAGGGGCGGCGTACCATGTAACATGCAGGAAAAACGGCGAAGATATCACTTTCGCGGTAAGCATGCTTTCGGTTTTCCCGGGATGTTGACAATATAAATCCATCTGATAGATAATATTCATAGCCGAAGTGGTGGAATTGGTAGACACGTGCGCTTGAGGGGCGTATGGGGAAACCTGTGGGGGTTCGAGTCCCCCCTTCGGCACCACAAATCCCTCTAACCGGAAGCAGGTCCGGCAATCAGAACCGTTGACATTCTGACCAAATATATATCATATATTTCCGCCTTATGAATATTCGCAAACAGACAGAAGAGATTGAACTTAAGACCCTCCATCCCGGGGCGGCATTCAGCGTTGGCAGCAAAGGCAGGGTAAGGAAGGAAAGGGAGGGAGAGATACGCACCTGTTACCAGAGAGACAGGGACAGGATCATCCATTCAAAGTCATTCAGAAGACTAAAACACAAGGCACAGGTCTTCCTTGCCCCGAGAGGCGACCATTACAGGACACGGCTCACCCACGTCCTGGAAGTCTCACAGATTGCAAGGACAATATCAAGGGCACTCCGTCTGAATGAGGACCTTGCAGAGGCGATCGCCCTTGGACACGACCTTGGACATACCCCCTTCGGGCATGCCGGGGAGTCGGTCCTACGGGATATCCATCCGGGGGGGTTCGATCACTACAAACAGAGCCTCCGGGTGATCGACGTCCTCGAGCGGGAAGGAAGGGGCCTTAATCTCACCTATGAAGTCAGGGACGGGATTGTTACCCACTCCAAGGGAAAGGGGAAGATCATACCCCAAAAAAAGGAGGGACTTGCAGAAACCCTCGAAGGACAGATCGTCCGCGTATCCGACATCATTGCCTATGTCAACCATGATCTCGATGACGCCATGAGGGCAGGTGTTATAAAGAAGCAGGATATCCCGAAGTATGTTGTTGAGGTACTCGGGAGCAAATATTCCAGGAGGGTCGATATCATGGTCAAGGCGGTTATCGGCAGGACAATGGAGACGGGATATGACAAGATAGACATGAACGAGGATGTCTCATCCGCCATCTATGAACTCAGGGACTTTCTTTATGACAGGGTATATGAAAGTGAAGAGATAAAAAGAGAGTTCATAAAGGCTAAGAAGATACTTGAAGACCTTTATGCCTATTTCCTTGAACATACGGATGAGGTCTCAAAGGATACCCCTTCAGAAAACAAGGCGGACAGGCACCGGGTTGTATGCGACTTCATCGCCGGAATGACCGACGGGTTTGCGCTTATGACCTTTGAGAGGCTCTTCATGCCCCAGGAGTGGCAGCCCCTTTGATGCGGAAGGCCGGGCGGTGGTGGGTATTCCTGCAGAAAGTTCCATATTACAAAAAACGTTGTTTAATCCGTCATCCTGGACTTCCTGTCTAAAAAGAAAAGCCGTGAAACGTCGGTCCAAGAATAAAGTAACTACTCAGCCCTATAATCCCCCCTTTAGCAAAGGGGGGCGAGGGGGGATTTGGAGAATGTTGAATTAATAAAATCCCCCTTAATCCCCCTTTTCCAAAGGGGGAGACCTGAGTAGTTACATAATAAAAACGAATTCAGACAGGATTAACAGGATAAAGACGGAGTAGATACGATTTATCTTGTTGTTTAATCCGTCATCCTGTACATCCTGTCTAAAAGAAAAGTCCTGAAACGTCAGTCCAAGAATAAAAGGGTGAAGCTCCCGACTAACTTATAATTCTAAACACGCCAAACTTTCTGTTATAATAAACACACAATCAACAGGTCGTTCAGAAAAACAAACCGGGACCCACAGGAGGTGATCGAGTCATGAATAAAAGAGCCGTCCTTTTTGCCTTTTCCCTTCTGATGGTCGGTCTCATAATCGGGCTTGCGGTCTCTGTAAAGATGAACGTCCATGAACTTACCTTTGCAAAAGAGACCGGCATTTCCGCTGACACGACACGGTTTTTAGGCAAGCTCAGTTCTTCCCTCTCCGAGGTGGCGGAAGCGGTTAAGCCCTCCGTGGTTAATATCTCAACGACAAAGACGGTAACCATGAAGCAGAGCAGCCCTTTTGACGAGTTTTTCAACGACCCCTTTCTCAGGAAGTTTTTCGGTGACAGGTTTGGCTTTAACGGAGAGAAGCGGAAATACCAATCCTCCGCCCTCGGATCAGGAGTGGTCGTCACCGATGATGGTTATATCCTTACCAACAATCATGTTGTAAAGGATGCCGACGAGATTAAGGTGGTACTTTATGACAAGAGGGAGTTCAAGGGCAGGGTTGTCGGAAGCGACCCCAAGTCCGACCTTGCCGTTATAAAGATAGATGCCGGCGGGGACCTTCCCGCCATAAAGATCGGCGAGTCCGACAGTCTCAAAGTGGGGGACGTGGTACTCGCTATAGGGAACCCCTTTGGTCTGAGCCAGACCATAACGATGGGGATAGTAAGTGCCGTAGGGAGGTCGAATGTGGGTATCGCCGATTATGAAGACTTCATACAGACCGATGCCGCAATCAACCCGGGAAATTCAGGAGGAGCGCTCGTCAACACCAGGGGTGAACTCGTGGGAATAAATACCGCAATATTCTCCACCAACGGCGGCTATATGGGGATCGGCTTTGCCATACCGTCCGACATGGCTAAGGCGGTTATGGAGAGTATCATCAAATACGGAAAGGTGGTTCGCGGCTGGTTGGGAGTAACAATACAGGACATCACTCCCGAACTTGCAAAGCACTTTGATATCAAGGAAAAAACAGGTGCGCTCGTTACAGATGTGATAAAGGACAGCCCGGCTGAAAAGGCCGGCTTCAGGCGTGGAGACCTGATTGTGGAGTTTGCCCGAAAACCGGTCCGTGATGTAACAAACCTCAGGAATATGGTCGCCGACACCTCTCCCGGCAAAACCATTGAGGTAAAGGTTATACGGGAAGGAGAGGAGAAGATCCTCGATGTAACCATCGCTGAGTTCCCCGAGACACTGATGACGCGTGCCGGGAGCTATCAAAATGTCCTGAAGGGAATTCATGTTCAGGAAATTACGGCAGAGTTAAGAAAGGCCCTCGACATCCCTGAGAAGGTAACGGGGGTCATTATCACCGGTGTGGAAGACGAAAGCCCCGCATACGCATACGGGATACTCAGAAAAAACGACATCATTCAGGAGATAAACAGGAAGGCAATCAAGGGCATAGAGGACTACGAAAGGGCTGCATCCGGAATCGGTAAAGAGGAGAGCGTCCTCCTCCTTGTATATCGTGCCGGCGGCTATATCTACGTAACGATCAGGCCCTGAGAACTCTGCATATTGTATGTTTATT contains the following coding sequences:
- the mucD_2 gene encoding putative periplasmic serine endoprotease DegP-like precursor gives rise to the protein MNKRAVLFAFSLLMVGLIIGLAVSVKMNVHELTFAKETGISADTTRFLGKLSSSLSEVAEAVKPSVVNISTTKTVTMKQSSPFDEFFNDPFLRKFFGDRFGFNGEKRKYQSSALGSGVVVTDDGYILTNNHVVKDADEIKVVLYDKREFKGRVVGSDPKSDLAVIKIDAGGDLPAIKIGESDSLKVGDVVLAIGNPFGLSQTITMGIVSAVGRSNVGIADYEDFIQTDAAINPGNSGGALVNTRGELVGINTAIFSTNGGYMGIGFAIPSDMAKAVMESIIKYGKVVRGWLGVTIQDITPELAKHFDIKEKTGALVTDVIKDSPAEKAGFRRGDLIVEFARKPVRDVTNLRNMVADTSPGKTIEVKVIREGEEKILDVTIAEFPETLMTRAGSYQNVLKGIHVQEITAELRKALDIPEKVTGVIITGVEDESPAYAYGILRKNDIIQEINRKAIKGIEDYERAASGIGKEESVLLLVYRAGGYIYVTIRP
- the dgt gene encoding deoxyguanosinetriphosphate triphosphohydrolase, with the protein product MNIRKQTEEIELKTLHPGAAFSVGSKGRVRKEREGEIRTCYQRDRDRIIHSKSFRRLKHKAQVFLAPRGDHYRTRLTHVLEVSQIARTISRALRLNEDLAEAIALGHDLGHTPFGHAGESVLRDIHPGGFDHYKQSLRVIDVLEREGRGLNLTYEVRDGIVTHSKGKGKIIPQKKEGLAETLEGQIVRVSDIIAYVNHDLDDAMRAGVIKKQDIPKYVVEVLGSKYSRRVDIMVKAVIGRTMETGYDKIDMNEDVSSAIYELRDFLYDRVYESEEIKREFIKAKKILEDLYAYFLEHTDEVSKDTPSENKADRHRVVCDFIAGMTDGFALMTFERLFMPQEWQPL